A window of the Brassica oleracea var. oleracea cultivar TO1000 chromosome C1, BOL, whole genome shotgun sequence genome harbors these coding sequences:
- the LOC106314747 gene encoding uncharacterized protein LOC106314747 isoform X1 yields the protein MRINFFEDMMYLKVNQRKPEISCQMKKGTRSSVLCLKGVFGGKLANSVTRDVSLQFSVSIATVQRIWKQAKAIANSGRVNVSHRRTGNCGRKRITIEPTQVAGVPLCRRTTLRSMSMALSVSLTTLFRRKKEGFIRRHTNSIKPLLKEANIRGRLQFCISMLDKDSLPHEPKFVDMYNIVHIDEKWFYMTKKTEKYYLLPIEEEPHRTCQSKNYIGKVMFLAAMARPRFDEEGNEVFDGKIGIFPFVTLEPAKRKSKNRDAGTLELKASTSVKREDIKSCLIEKVLPAIHEKWPQEDREKTIFIQQDNARTHVECGDEDFEEAASKNGFDIQLIVNRQTRLILIF from the coding sequence GACATGATGTACCTCAAAGTCAACCAAAGAAAACCAGAAATTTCTTGTCAAATGAAAAAAGGCACGAGATCTTCAGTGCTTTGCTTGAAAGGAGTATTTGGTGGAAAGTTGGCAAACAGTGTAACAAGAGACGTTTCCTTGCAATTCTCGGTGTCTATAGCAACCGTACAAAGGATTTGGAAACAAGCAAAAGCAATAGCTAATAGTGGAAGAGTTAATGTATCTCATCGGCGAACCGGGAATTGTGGTCGCAAAAGAATCACAATCGAACCAACTCAAGTTGCTGGTGTTCCATTATGTAGAAGAACAACTTTGAGATCGATGTCTATGGCTTTGAGTGTGAGTCTTACAACGTTGTTTAGGAGAAAGAAAGAAGGGTTCATCCGTCGTCATACTAATAGCATCAAACCTCTTTTGAAGGAAGCCAATATAAGAGGTAGGCTACAGTTTTGCATCTCTATGTTGGATAAAGATAGTCTACCTCATGAACCCAAGTTTGTTGATATGTACAACATAGTTCATATCGATGAGAAATGGTTCTATATGACGAAGAAGACCGAGAAGTATTATCTACTGCCGATTGAAGAAGAGCCACACCGTACATGTCAAAGCAAGAATTACATTGGAAAAGTGATGTTTCTAGCGGCAATGGCTCGTCCAAGATTTGATGAAGAAGGAAATGAGGTATTTGATGGAAAAATTGGAATATTTCCGTTTGTTACTCTGGAGCCAGCTAAGAGAAAGAGTAAAAATAGAGATGCCGGGACGTTAGAACTAAAAGCGTCAACGTCTGTCAAGAGAGAAGACATCAAATCATGCTTGATTGAAAAAGTTCTTCCGGCTATTCATGAAAAGTGGCCACAAGAAGACAGAGAGAAAACTATTTTTATTCAACAGGACAATGCAAGAACACATGTTGAGTGTGGAGATGAGGATTTCGAAGAAGCTGCGTCAAAAAATGGCTTTGACATTCAGCTGATTGTCAACCGCCAAACTCGCCTGATCTTAATATTTTAG
- the LOC106314747 gene encoding uncharacterized protein LOC106314747 isoform X2 has protein sequence MMYLKVNQRKPEISCQMKKGTRSSVLCLKGVFGGKLANSVTRDVSLQFSVSIATVQRIWKQAKAIANSGRVNVSHRRTGNCGRKRITIEPTQVAGVPLCRRTTLRSMSMALSVSLTTLFRRKKEGFIRRHTNSIKPLLKEANIRGRLQFCISMLDKDSLPHEPKFVDMYNIVHIDEKWFYMTKKTEKYYLLPIEEEPHRTCQSKNYIGKVMFLAAMARPRFDEEGNEVFDGKIGIFPFVTLEPAKRKSKNRDAGTLELKASTSVKREDIKSCLIEKVLPAIHEKWPQEDREKTIFIQQDNARTHVECGDEDFEEAASKNGFDIQLIVNRQTRLILIF, from the coding sequence ATGATGTACCTCAAAGTCAACCAAAGAAAACCAGAAATTTCTTGTCAAATGAAAAAAGGCACGAGATCTTCAGTGCTTTGCTTGAAAGGAGTATTTGGTGGAAAGTTGGCAAACAGTGTAACAAGAGACGTTTCCTTGCAATTCTCGGTGTCTATAGCAACCGTACAAAGGATTTGGAAACAAGCAAAAGCAATAGCTAATAGTGGAAGAGTTAATGTATCTCATCGGCGAACCGGGAATTGTGGTCGCAAAAGAATCACAATCGAACCAACTCAAGTTGCTGGTGTTCCATTATGTAGAAGAACAACTTTGAGATCGATGTCTATGGCTTTGAGTGTGAGTCTTACAACGTTGTTTAGGAGAAAGAAAGAAGGGTTCATCCGTCGTCATACTAATAGCATCAAACCTCTTTTGAAGGAAGCCAATATAAGAGGTAGGCTACAGTTTTGCATCTCTATGTTGGATAAAGATAGTCTACCTCATGAACCCAAGTTTGTTGATATGTACAACATAGTTCATATCGATGAGAAATGGTTCTATATGACGAAGAAGACCGAGAAGTATTATCTACTGCCGATTGAAGAAGAGCCACACCGTACATGTCAAAGCAAGAATTACATTGGAAAAGTGATGTTTCTAGCGGCAATGGCTCGTCCAAGATTTGATGAAGAAGGAAATGAGGTATTTGATGGAAAAATTGGAATATTTCCGTTTGTTACTCTGGAGCCAGCTAAGAGAAAGAGTAAAAATAGAGATGCCGGGACGTTAGAACTAAAAGCGTCAACGTCTGTCAAGAGAGAAGACATCAAATCATGCTTGATTGAAAAAGTTCTTCCGGCTATTCATGAAAAGTGGCCACAAGAAGACAGAGAGAAAACTATTTTTATTCAACAGGACAATGCAAGAACACATGTTGAGTGTGGAGATGAGGATTTCGAAGAAGCTGCGTCAAAAAATGGCTTTGACATTCAGCTGATTGTCAACCGCCAAACTCGCCTGATCTTAATATTTTAG